CAGCCCGCCCAGCCGCGGTATGGCGTGAGTATGGACCTTTCTCGCATTAGGTTTGTCAACGGCGCCGACTTTAATTGCCAACTTTTTAACGCCTGGCGTCAATACATATGCAACTATGAGGGCAATCAAAAACGGCACAAAATATTCAAGCACAACACACGCCTACTTTCCGTAACATCATTAGTTTGTCAGACTGCGCATCGGTGCAGGGATGCGTCCGCCGCGGGCGATAAATGCGTCCGACTTGTATTTATTTACGTTGATAATCGGGCAGTAGCCAAGAAGGCCGCCGAATTCAACCGTATCGCCGACGTCTTTGCCCGGAACGGGAATGACGCGGACGGCTGTCGTCTTGTTGTTAATCATGCCGATAGCCGCTTCATCGGCAATAATAGCGGAAATCGTCGCCGCCGACGTATCGCCGGGAATGGCGATCATGTCGAGGCCGACGGAGCACACGCAGGTCATAGCTTCCAGTTTTTCCAAGGTCAGGCTGCCTCTGCCGACGGCTTCCAGCATCCCCTTGTCTTCGCTGACAGGAATAAACGCGCCCGACAAGCCGCCGACGCGGGACGAAGCCATGAGGCCGCCCTTTTTCACCGCGTCGTTCAGCAAAGCCAGAGCCGCCGTCGTACCGCAGGCGCCGCAGCTTTCAAGACCCATTTCTTCCAAAATGTCGGCTACGCTGTCGCCGACAGCCGGCGTAGGAGCTAAGGACAGGTCGATGATGCCGAAGGGAACGTTGAGCCGCTTCGACGCTTCCATGGCGACGAGCTGCCCTACGCGGGTAATCTTGAAGGCCGTCTTCTTGATCGTTTCGGCAACGACATCGAAAGGTTCGCCCTTGACATTTTCCAATGCCCGTTTGACGACGCCCGGTCCGCTGACGCCGACGCTGACACAGCAGTCGCCGTTCGTCACGCCGTGGAAGGCGCCGGCCATGAAGGGGTTGTCTTCAACGGCGTTGGAAAATACAACCAATTTCGCGCAGCCTAAGGCATCCTTATCCTTCGTCCGTTCGGCCAAATCCTTGAATACCCGGCCCATTTCAGCGATGGCATCCATGTTGAGGCCGGCTTTCGTCGAGCCGACGGCAACGGAGCTGCATACCAAATCGGTGCAGGCCAGGCTTTCGGCGATGGAGTCGATGAGACGGCGGTCGCCGTCCGTAAAGCCCCGTTCCACCAGCGCGGAAAAACCGCCGATGAAGTCGATACCGATTTCCTTCGCCGCCTTGTCGAGCGTTCTGGCGATTTCAACGTAATTCGTCAAATCGCTGGCTCCGGCTACCAGGCTGATAGGCGTAACGGCTACGCGCTTGTTAATGATCGGCACGCCGTATTCGCGGGCAATGTCTTCGCCCGTCTTGACGAGGTTCTCGCCGTACGACGTGATTTTATCGTAAATATTGCGGCATAATACCTTGCCGTCGCTGGAACAGCAGTCAAGAAGACTAATCCCCATCGTAATCGTACGGACGTCCAGATTATTCTTCTGTATCATTTGATTCGTTTCTAATACGTCATGGATTGTCAGCATACCCGGTTCTCCTTATCCTACTTGATGCATCGCATCGAAAATGGCCTGGTTCTGCGCCCGGATTTCTACGCCCAGGGCGTCGCCCTTTTCCCGCAGGATAGCCTGAAGGCCTTCCAAATCGACGGTCGACTGCTCCATGTCTACGATCATCGCCATATTGAAAATACCGTCCAAAATGACCTGATTTATCGTCATAATATTAATCTGGTGTTCTGCCATGACCTGGCTTACTGTAGCGATAATGCCAGTCCGGTCTACTCCGACTACGGTGATAACAACTTTCATGGGGATTCCACTCCTTTATTGCATATCTTTAATTTCTTTCTAATCTACCATGCCCTTTATTATACCATAAGTCAATCGCAAAATTCTACTGCTGCGCCACATAATAGCGCCGTTTCGCCGCGCCGCTTACGGAAATTCCCCGGAAAAGAAAGGACACGCTTTCGCCCGTCCTTTCTTCTTTCCGTTAAGGTATAGTATTGTCTTATTTAGCCAAAGCCTTGGAAATCAGCGCCTTGCCTTCTTCCAGCAGCGCCGCCGCCTGTTCCTGGGATACGAAGCTTTCTGCATACAGCTTGTACAGATCTTCCGTACCGGACGGGCGCGCCGCTACCCAGCCGTCGTCGGTCGCGATCTTGACGCCGCCGATAGCGAAGTCGCCGTATGGGGACTTGGACAGCACCGCCTTGATTTCACTGCCGCACAGGGTCTTTTCCGTAACGTCGCTTTCCGTCAGGGAGCTGATCTGATCCTTTTCTTCCAGCGTCGCCGGCGCATCGCTGCGCATCGTGTACGGACGGCCCAGCTTTTCGCACAAATCATTGTAGTAGTCGATAGGCGATTTGCCCGTAACGGCCTTGATTTCCGCAGCTAAGAGGCACATGATCATGCCGTCTTTATCCGTCGTCCAGACGCTGCCGTCTTTCGCGACAAAGGAGCCGCCGGCGCTTTCTTCGCCGGAAAAGGCGATTTTACCTTCCGTGTACAAGGAGCCGAAATATTTAAAGCCGACGGGCACTTCGTAGCAGGGAATACCGAGCATAGCCGCCGAGCGGGCCAGCATATCCGTCGTGACAACGGTCTTGGCGATACCCCGTCCGGCAAAGTTGCGGTGAGTCATCAGATAGTGGGACGCCACCGTCAGGTAAGCGTTGGCCGAAATCATGCCCTGCGCGCCGGAAACGATGCCGAAACGGTCGTAGTCCGGGTCGTTGGCTAAAATCAGGTCGTATTTGTCCTTGCTCTGCGTAACGGCCGACATGACGTATGCCGACGAGCAGTCCATGCGGACCTTGCCGTCATGGTCGTAATTCATGAAGGTAAACTGCGGATCGTACGTATCATTGACGAAGTCGATGGGAATATGATACTGTTCCGAAATCTTGTGCCAGTAATTCATGCCCGAGCCGCCCAGAGCGTTGACCATAATGCGCAGGTTCGCGCCGCGGATAGCGTCCATATCGATAATGGATTCAAGTTCTGCCACATACAGTCCCTTGTAGTCGTACGGCACGACCCACTGGCTGTTCTTCGCGTCTTCATAGGACATGCTCTTGACTTCGGCGTTATGGCCGGCCAGCAGGCGGTTTGCTTCCGCTTCAATCGCCTTGGTAATATCCGATTCTGCCGGGCCGCCGGTAATCGGGTTGTACTTGATACCGCCGTGTTCGGGAGGATTATGGGACGGCGTAATGATCAAGCCGTCGGCCAGCTTTTCGCTGCGGCAGTCATTGTAGCGGAGAATGGCCCGCGATACGGACGGCGTCGGCACAAAGTCATTTTCGCTGTCTACATAAGCCGTAACGCCGTTAGCCGCCAATACGCCCAAGACCGTTTCATAGGCCAGCTTGGACAAATAGTGGGTATCTTCACCGACGAACAAGGGGCCTTCTGCGCCGAACTGCTTGCGGAAGTTGCAGACAGCCTGGGCAATAGCCGCGACGTGGTCGGCCGTAAAGCTGCCGTTTCCAGCCTGTCCGCGATGGCCCGACGTGCCAAAGCGCACCTGCTGATGCGGATCGCTTACGTCAGGATGAGTATTGGCATAGGCCGCCGCAATAGCCTGCAAATCAATATAATCCTCTTTTCTTACTTTCGTTCCTGCTAATTCATGTACTGCCATTTCTGATCACCTGATTCGATTTTGACAAGCATACTGCTTTTCTATACAATAAGAATGCAATATAAAGGCAAACTTACATTTACTGCTTGCAGCATGCTGCAAAAGTAATATTTTATGTTTATTATACCAAATTTTCTTGAATTACGACAGTAAGTTATCCAAAGAAAGGATGAAGACCCATGAAATGCATTTCCTGGAATGTAAACGGCCTGCGCGCCGTAATGAAAAAAGGATTTATGGATGTTTTTTCCGCTCTGGACGCCGATATTTTCTGCCTGCAGGAAACAAAGCTCCAGGAAGGTCAAATTGATCTGGACTTGCCCGGCTACGAGCAATATTGGAACTACGCCGACCGGAAGGGCTACAGCGGCACGGCCATCTTTACGAAACGCAAGCCCCTGTCCTGCTCGTACGGCATGGGCATCGACGAACACGACCATGAAGGCCGCCTGATTACGCTGGAATTCGATGACATATACTTCGTCACCTGCTACACCCCCAACAGTCAGTCGGAACTAGCCCGTCTCGACTACCGCATGACCTGGGAAGACGATTTTCGCCGCTATCTCGTCGAGCTCAACAAAACCAAGCCTGTCGTGCTGTGCGGCGACCTGAACGTGGCCCACGAAGAAATCGACTTAAAAAATCCCAAGACCAACCGCAAAAACGCCGGCTTTTCCGACGAAGAACGGCAGAAGATGACAGAACTGCTGGCCGCCGGATTTACAGACACGTGGCGCTATTTCTATCCTGACAAAGAAGGCGTGTACTCCTGGTGGAGCTATCGCTTCAAAGCCCGTCAGAACAACGCCGGATGGCGCATTGACTATTTCATCACGTCCAAAGATTTGGACAGCCGGTTAGAACAAGCCGAAATCTACACCGACATCACAGGCAGCGACCACTGCCCAGTCGGATTAGTGCTGAAGTAAATCGTATACCTGCCTTTATAGAAATACCCCTGCCGGTGCGGCAGGGGTATTTGCATGCATATTTTTCTATTTATTAAAATGCGTTGTGAGAGTATTCATAATACAAATCGGTCAGTTCATCCATCTTGTCATTCATGACGACCATGAGGTCCGAAGCGGCGTCGTAGTCGTTAGCGGCCAAGGCCTTTTTAATCTTGGAGAAGATGGACAAGCTCTTATCCGTATCGCGGCCTAATTCCGTGCGGAGGGCGTTGATCTTCGTCCACCGTTCGGCTTCCAGCGGATTGGTATCGGCTTCCATGTGCAGCGGTTTTGCCGAAATGACCTTGGACAAGTTGTCGGGGATAATACGGAACTGCAGTTCCAAGGCCCAGCGATTCAGGGCGCCCAATTTAAACGATTCCATGATGCGCTTTTCAAAAGCCGGGCAGGCCAAAGTATCCAATTTTTCCGGATGGAGTTCGAGAGCTTTGAAGTTTTCCCATACGGTGCGCGGAGCTTTACCGAACATGGCGTCCCGTTCCGCTGCCGTGAATTCTTCAAATACGTCGACTTCAGAGCGATATGCCCGGTCTTTTTCCAGATAATCGGCGGCTTCGCCCGGTTTCTTAGACAGCTCAGCCAGCAATTCGGCCGGCGTCTTGCCGCTGGAAAGGGCGTACTTAATGCCGTCGAGAGCGCTGAGGTAGCCCATGGCGATGGCGATATACGTGTTGGTAAAGGGGTTGGGAGCGCGCAGCTCGAAGCGGGTTCCGTTCGGGCTGTCAACGCTGCGGATTAAGCCGATCAGGACGGAACGATTACGGGTCGGAACGTCCGGCGTTTCGCCGCCCAGGGACGTTACGATGCAGACCGGCGCTTCAAAGCCCGGTTTCAAGCGGTTCAGCGAGTCCGTCGTCGCCGAAACGAAGGGATTCATGACTTCATAGTGCTTCAGTATGCCCATGATAGCGCCGTAGCCGAGGGACGACATAAATTCTTCATTCATATCGTCGGGGTTGAACAGGTTGACGAATTTGCCGCTCTTTAAGATAGCGCCCAATCCGAAGTGGGTGTGTTCGCCGGAGCCGGCAACACCCTGAATCGGTTTGGCCTGGAAGGTAACTTCGAGACCGTTTTCGCGGAATACTTCGCGGACGATGATGCGGGCTTGGATTTCGTTGTCCGCCGTCTGTACGGGATCGTTGGTAAATTTCCAGTCGACTTCGATCTGTTCCAATACGAAAATCAATTTGCCCGAATCGTCAATCTGAGCTTTAATGCCGCCGACTTCCTTATGGCCCATTTCAGGATTGAGGCCGTATTTTTCAAGACGTTCGACAGTCTGTTCCAAGGCCGTGCGGACGACGCCGTGCGTGCGCTGCCAGTACTGTTCCTGCAATTTCTGAGAAGCCGAAAGGAGGCGCGTTTCTACGTCCTGGCTCGGTGTCTTGACCCAGAATTCCAATTCCGTCGCTGTCGTGAATACGATTTTTTCGATGTCGTCGGGGTTGACAGACAAGCCTTTAATCCCGTATTTTTTAATCAGCGCTAATATCTGTTCGCCAACATAATCCGTCGTATTGCGGAGAATCGAACGGGAATCGATGTAGCCCGTCGCATGGCACAAAAAGCTCGGAATACGCAGTGTGCCTACAGGACGGCCCGTAGCCGGGTCGATATTACCGTCGTTGTAGTCTACGAACCAGTTGACGCTAGGATCTGCTTTCATATCGACGCGAGCGTCCGACAATGTAGCAATCCCGGGAAGTACGACAGAAGAACCATCAGTCTGCACAGCCGTGCCGTTGAAGAATTTTTCATAATCGTCGAAAAATACGGAAATAGGAATCTTTTCATCCGTATCGTTGCCGGCCAGATCGACACCGACGAGAGATACGAACTTAATTTCCGGGTGCTGTTCCAATAACGCCAGCACGCCTTCCTTGCCATACTGCCCTGCCGGAATTACGTATACCAAATCATCTTTTACCATAGGTACATCCTCCTTTTAATACAAAAAGACTCCGCCCCTGCTATCTTTTCAGATATAGGTTCGAAGTCTTCTTTGACTTTGCATACATGATTTTGTTGTCGTAAATCATGTTAAAATAATACAATCAATTAGTTTATTTGTCAATATATTTTATGATAAAAACTAATTATGTTGTAAAATTTCTTTGACAATAGCTGAAACAACTTTTCCGTCGGCCTTGCCCTTTACATGCGGCATAACCGCCTTCATGACATCGCCCATCTTCATGCCGTCGTTTCCGGCGACGATGTCCGTCACGATCTTCCGGATTTCATCTTCCGAAAGCTGCTTGGGCATATACTTTTCCAGGACGGCCATTTCTGCCTTTACCTGTTCTACCAGATCGGCGCGGCCGGCCTTTTCAAAATCTGCCAACGATTCTTTGCGCTGTTTCATTTCTTTCGCAATGACTGCTCCGACGCCAGCGTCGTCTAATTCGCATTTACCGTCGATTTCCGTATTGCGGATAGCCGAGCGGACCATGCGGATCACCGATAACGCCGTCTTTCCTGCTTCTTTCGCTTTCATTGCGTCTTTCATGTCCTGAAGCAGTTGTTCCTTTAGAGACATGGTATCACCCTTCTTACTGTTGACGATTATGCTCTGTATTTCCGTTTACGTGCTGCTTCGGATTTTTTCTTTCTCCGTACACTCGGTTTTTCATAGTGTTCGCGTTTCCGTACTTCGGAGAGAACACCTGCCTTTTGGCAAGAACGCTTGAAGCGGCGAAGTGCGCTGTCCAACGTTTCGTTTTTACCTACTTTGATTTCTGCCATCTATTATCCCTCCCTCCAAATTATGTTAGGGAGTGCTTTTATTGCACACAATGAAATTATACTCAAAATGAGTCATTTTGTCAAATGGGACTGACTGACCGCCCTTGCATCGTTACACAGGCCGCAAAGCCAGCAGTCATGAGCTGTTTCGCCGTATTGTTATCCCCTTTCGGCAGGAGCATCGTACGATGGAGACAACATAAATCTGTCAAATAGGCTCTATATTGCAGTAAAAATATCGTAATATCCCGCCTACTCGCGAATAAATTGACTGAATACGTAATTCCCATAATCCCGGCCCAAGGCAGTCATGCGGCAGCCGGCCGGCGTTGCCTCCAACATTTTCTGTGCCAGAAGACGATGCAGCACGTCGGCAAACTCGTCTTCTACAGAACAGCCGAAGCGCTGCCGAAAATCGGCGTAGTCAATGCCTTTGCGCATGCGCAGGGCTAAAAAACAATAGTCCTCGACGGCTCGGTTTCGGTCAATGACAACGCGTTCCGCCGCCGCGTCTTCCCTGCCGGCCTTGCGGATATACAGGGGAATATTCGCAATATTAGCCCAGCGTTCGTCATGATAAAAGGAATGAGCCGACGGCCCGAAGCCGACGTACGGTTCGTACTGCCAATACTTGCAGTTGTGCCGGGACAAACAGCCGTCCTTGGCATAGCTGGAAATTTCATAGTGCGAAAAGCCCAGCCGGTGCATAGCCCGATGAACGGCCTGCCCCATTTGTTCTATCTCCTCGTCGTTCGGAAGAAGGCAGCGGCCTTTGCGCAAATCATCCCACAAGGGCGTATGCTCTTCTACGATAAGGCTGTATATGGACGCGTGGCATACGGGCAAGGACGCCAGCACTTCCATATCGGCGCGGACCATCTCTTCCGTCTGCCCCGGCAGGCCGTACATGAGGTCGATGGAAATATTTCTGACGCCGCCGTCCCAAACGGCCTGCACAGCTCGTTTTCCCTCGTCTGCCGTGTGAACCCGTCCGAGAAAGCGCAGCATGCCATCGTCGAAGGACTGAATGCCGAGACTCATGCGGTTGATGCCAAGAGCCGCCAGCTCGCGGACGTACTGGCAGCTCACGCTGTCCGGATTCGCCTCCACTGTAATTTCCGCATCAGCGGCAATGTCAAAATGCGCCTCGATGCATTTCATGATGGAGCCGATTTGGCCGGCCCGCAGCAGCGACGGCGTACCGCCTCCGAAATAAACAGTATCAGCCTGCTCCCCGCGGGGAAACAGGCTGATTTCGCGGCATACGGCGTCGACGTAGGCGTCGATATACGATTCGACGCCGCTGTACGACGGAAAGTCGCAGTACCGGCATTTTTTGACGCAAAACGGGACGTGCACGTATAGGCCGATCATTTGTCGTCTACCTGCAGGACGGCCATGAAAGCTTCCTGAGGAATTTCGACGGTGCCGAACTGCTTCATGCGCTTCTTCCCTTCTTTCTGCTTTTCCAGCAGCTTGCGCTTACGCGTAATATCGCCGCCGTAGCACTTGGCCAATACGTCCTTGCGCAGGGCCGCGACGTTTTCCCGGGCAATAATCTTGTTGCCCAGCGCGGCCTGAATGGGGATCTGGAACAGCTGGCGCGGAATGAGGCTGCGCAGCTTTTCGACAAGAGCCCGGCCGCGGCGGGCGGCAAATTCGCGATGTACGATGACGCTCAGGGCGTCGACGACTTCGCCGTTGATGAGGATATCCATCTTCACCATAGGCGAGGACTGATACCCGTTGAGCTCGTAATCAAGAGACGCATACCCTCGCGTCGCCGATTTCAAAACATCGAAATAGTCGTATAATATTTCACACAACGGAAGATTATATACAAGAGAAACTCTCGTTTCATCGAGATAATCCATCGTCTCATACTGGCCGCGGCGATTTTGGGAAATTTCCATGACCGTGCCGACCATTTCCTTCGGAATGATAATCGTCGTCTTGACGAAGGGTTCTTCGATATGATCGATTTTCGTCATATCCGGCATGAGAGCCGGGTTGTCTACCTCAACCATCGTGCCGTCCGTGCAGTACACGTGGTAAATAACAGACGGAGCCGTCGTAATCAGCGTCAGGCCGTATTCCCGCTCCAATCGTTCGCGGACGACGTCCATGTGCAGCAGGCCCAGAAAGCCGCAGCGGAAACCAAAGCCCAAGGCCGTCGACGTCTCCGGTTCAAATAACAGGGCCGCATCGTTGAGGTGAAGCTTTTCCAGGGCGTCGCGCAGGTTATCGTAATCGTTCGTTTCAACGGGATATAAGCCGCAGTATACCATCGGCACGGCTTTGCGGTAGCCCGGCAGGGCTTCCGACGCCGGATTATCGGCCAGCGTCACCGTATCGCCGACGCGGCAGTCGCGAACGTTCTTCATGCTGGCAGCTAAATAGCCTACGCTGCCGCATTCCAGCGACGGCACGGGATACATCTGCGGCAGGAAAACGCCCGTTTCGATGACTTCGAACTCCTTGCCTGAAGCCATCATGCGGATGCGGTCGCCAGGCTTGACGCTGCCTTCCATGATGCGGATGTTGGCAATAGCCCCTTTGTACGGGTCGAAATGGGAGTCGAAAATAAGAGCCCGCAACGGTTTGTCGGGAGCGTCAGCCGGCTCGGGAACGTGCTTTACGATCGCTTCGAGCACGTCGTCTATGCCGACGCCGGTCTTCGCGCTGACCAGTATAGCTTCCGACGCGTCCAGCCCGATGAGGTCTTCAATTTCCTTACGCACCCGGTCGGGATCGGCGCTGGGCAAGTCAATTTTATTGATGATAGGAATGATTTCCAAATCATGTTCCAAGGCCAAGTACACGTTTGCCAATGTCTGCGCTTCTACGCCCTGCGTTGCGTCGACGATGAGCAGCGCCCCCTCGCAGGCCGCCAGGCTGCGGGATACTTCGTAGTTGAAGTCGACATGGCCCGGCGTGTCGATCAAGTTCAGCGTGTACTGATGACCGTCTTTCGCATCGTACATGAGACGCGCCGACTGGGCTTTGATGGTAATGCCTCGTTCACGTTCCAAATCCATCGTATCGAGCAGCTGATCTTCCATTTCACGCTGCGAAACGGTTCCTGTCCGTTCCAGCAGCCGGTCGGCCAGCGTCGATTTCCCATGGTCTATATGGGCAATAATTGAAAAATTGCGAATATATTTTGTCGCCACGTTATCTCTCCTCTTTCAGTATTTCAATTTACATAATGATGCCGCCGCCTAAAACGCGGTCGCCCGTCTCGGCGTCGTACAGGACCAGTGCCTGTCCCGCCGTGACCGCCCGCTGGGGCTGGTCGAAGGTAACGCAGATACGGCCATGTTCTTCCAGTTGGACCGTGCAGGACGATTCCTTGGCGGCATAGCGTATTTTTCCCAAAGCGCGGAAGCGTCCTTCAGGCTCTCCTTCTACCCACGATACGCCTTCGGCCCGTACCTCTGCAGAAAATAAATCGTCGTTCGAACCGACGACGACCTGGTTACGAGCCACATCCAGTGCCGTAACGTAATACGGCCCGCCGGGACCGCCCAAATTCAAGCCGCGGCGCTGGCCAATTGTATACGCCGGAATGCCTTCGTGCCGGCCGACGACTCGGCCGTCTGCATCGACAAAATTTCCGGCCTTAAACATGCCGGCCCGTTCCCGGCGCAGAAATCCCTTGTAGTCATTATCGGGAATAAAGCAAATATCCTGGCTCTCCGGTTTATTAAACACGGGCAACCCCCATTCCTGCGCCATCGCCCGCGTATCGCTTTTTTCAAAATCAGCCATAGGGAACAAGACGTGGGGAAGCAGATCCTGCGTCAGCTGATACAGCACGTACGATTGATCCTTGCGCCGGTCTGAACCGCGAAGCAGCGTATACACGCCCCGTTCCGCATCGTAGGCCGTGCGGGCATAATGCCCCGTCGCCAGCAGGTCGGCGCCTCGACGGCGCGCTTCGTCCCACAGCCGGCCAAATTTAACGCACCGATTGCAGGCAACGCAGGGATTGGGCGTCTTTCCCCGACCGTAAGCGTCGATAAAATATTCTACGACATCGCGCCGGAAGGTGTCGCTAAAGTCCAGCGTGTCATGGGGAATTCCCAATATATCGGCTACAGCCTTGGCATCGGCGGCGCTTTTTTCCGCCGCTTCGCCATCCCACAAGCGCATCGTAATGCCGATGACATCATATCCCTTTCGTTTCAGCAGCGCCGCTGTAACGGAACTGTCCACGCCGCCGCTCATGGCAACGGCAACTCGTTTCTGCATGGTATATTCCCCCCTTTTTGCACGACGCGGCTCTGCCGTATCTGCCGTCTCTGCAAGACAATACAGCGGCCGGCGCCCGTTTGCTCCAGGAGCCGCCGCTAGTGTACCACATAGTAGTCAAAGCTTCCTGTATTGAAGCCTATTATTAATAATATCATAATATATTGGCAGTGGCTAGTAACAGCCGCATAAAAAAGGGCCGCATCAGCGCAGCCCTTTGAAAATCACATCTTATCTGTTTTTTATAACCTTTTTCAGCACGATGACCACCGGCACGGTAATAATGGCCGACACCACGGCTTCGGGAATCCCGTTGAACAGGCAGACGCCTACGATGATGTTGACGACGTTATCCAAGGGAATATTGCGGAGCTCGGCAAAGTCCTTTGCATAAATCAGGTAAATACCGCCCATAACGCCGACCGTATTGATGACCGAGCCGGTAAAGCCGGCAACAGCCAGACTGAACGATTCCTTGTGAATCGCCTTCCATACGGCTTTATACACATAATAGGTCCCCAAGCCGATCAGTACGCGGGGAACGACGGAAATCAGCGGATTTAAAAAGGCGAAGGACAATACGACAGGCGTCGTAATCGCCTGAAA
This region of Megasphaera stantonii genomic DNA includes:
- a CDS encoding PFL family protein gives rise to the protein MLTIHDVLETNQMIQKNNLDVRTITMGISLLDCCSSDGKVLCRNIYDKITSYGENLVKTGEDIAREYGVPIINKRVAVTPISLVAGASDLTNYVEIARTLDKAAKEIGIDFIGGFSALVERGFTDGDRRLIDSIAESLACTDLVCSSVAVGSTKAGLNMDAIAEMGRVFKDLAERTKDKDALGCAKLVVFSNAVEDNPFMAGAFHGVTNGDCCVSVGVSGPGVVKRALENVKGEPFDVVAETIKKTAFKITRVGQLVAMEASKRLNVPFGIIDLSLAPTPAVGDSVADILEEMGLESCGACGTTAALALLNDAVKKGGLMASSRVGGLSGAFIPVSEDKGMLEAVGRGSLTLEKLEAMTCVCSVGLDMIAIPGDTSAATISAIIADEAAIGMINNKTTAVRVIPVPGKDVGDTVEFGGLLGYCPIINVNKYKSDAFIARGGRIPAPMRSLTN
- a CDS encoding ACT domain-containing protein; this translates as MKVVITVVGVDRTGIIATVSQVMAEHQINIMTINQVILDGIFNMAMIVDMEQSTVDLEGLQAILREKGDALGVEIRAQNQAIFDAMHQVG
- a CDS encoding phosphoglucomutase; translation: MAVHELAGTKVRKEDYIDLQAIAAAYANTHPDVSDPHQQVRFGTSGHRGQAGNGSFTADHVAAIAQAVCNFRKQFGAEGPLFVGEDTHYLSKLAYETVLGVLAANGVTAYVDSENDFVPTPSVSRAILRYNDCRSEKLADGLIITPSHNPPEHGGIKYNPITGGPAESDITKAIEAEANRLLAGHNAEVKSMSYEDAKNSQWVVPYDYKGLYVAELESIIDMDAIRGANLRIMVNALGGSGMNYWHKISEQYHIPIDFVNDTYDPQFTFMNYDHDGKVRMDCSSAYVMSAVTQSKDKYDLILANDPDYDRFGIVSGAQGMISANAYLTVASHYLMTHRNFAGRGIAKTVVTTDMLARSAAMLGIPCYEVPVGFKYFGSLYTEGKIAFSGEESAGGSFVAKDGSVWTTDKDGMIMCLLAAEIKAVTGKSPIDYYNDLCEKLGRPYTMRSDAPATLEEKDQISSLTESDVTEKTLCGSEIKAVLSKSPYGDFAIGGVKIATDDGWVAARPSGTEDLYKLYAESFVSQEQAAALLEEGKALISKALAK
- a CDS encoding exodeoxyribonuclease III, producing the protein MKCISWNVNGLRAVMKKGFMDVFSALDADIFCLQETKLQEGQIDLDLPGYEQYWNYADRKGYSGTAIFTKRKPLSCSYGMGIDEHDHEGRLITLEFDDIYFVTCYTPNSQSELARLDYRMTWEDDFRRYLVELNKTKPVVLCGDLNVAHEEIDLKNPKTNRKNAGFSDEERQKMTELLAAGFTDTWRYFYPDKEGVYSWWSYRFKARQNNAGWRIDYFITSKDLDSRLEQAEIYTDITGSDHCPVGLVLK
- a CDS encoding glutamine synthetase, with translation MVKDDLVYVIPAGQYGKEGVLALLEQHPEIKFVSLVGVDLAGNDTDEKIPISVFFDDYEKFFNGTAVQTDGSSVVLPGIATLSDARVDMKADPSVNWFVDYNDGNIDPATGRPVGTLRIPSFLCHATGYIDSRSILRNTTDYVGEQILALIKKYGIKGLSVNPDDIEKIVFTTATELEFWVKTPSQDVETRLLSASQKLQEQYWQRTHGVVRTALEQTVERLEKYGLNPEMGHKEVGGIKAQIDDSGKLIFVLEQIEVDWKFTNDPVQTADNEIQARIIVREVFRENGLEVTFQAKPIQGVAGSGEHTHFGLGAILKSGKFVNLFNPDDMNEEFMSSLGYGAIMGILKHYEVMNPFVSATTDSLNRLKPGFEAPVCIVTSLGGETPDVPTRNRSVLIGLIRSVDSPNGTRFELRAPNPFTNTYIAIAMGYLSALDGIKYALSSGKTPAELLAELSKKPGEAADYLEKDRAYRSEVDVFEEFTAAERDAMFGKAPRTVWENFKALELHPEKLDTLACPAFEKRIMESFKLGALNRWALELQFRIIPDNLSKVISAKPLHMEADTNPLEAERWTKINALRTELGRDTDKSLSIFSKIKKALAANDYDAASDLMVVMNDKMDELTDLYYEYSHNAF
- a CDS encoding GatB/YqeY domain-containing protein; protein product: MSLKEQLLQDMKDAMKAKEAGKTALSVIRMVRSAIRNTEIDGKCELDDAGVGAVIAKEMKQRKESLADFEKAGRADLVEQVKAEMAVLEKYMPKQLSEDEIRKIVTDIVAGNDGMKMGDVMKAVMPHVKGKADGKVVSAIVKEILQHN
- the rpsU gene encoding 30S ribosomal protein S21; the encoded protein is MAEIKVGKNETLDSALRRFKRSCQKAGVLSEVRKREHYEKPSVRRKKKSEAARKRKYRA
- the hemW gene encoding radical SAM family heme chaperone HemW, whose translation is MIGLYVHVPFCVKKCRYCDFPSYSGVESYIDAYVDAVCREISLFPRGEQADTVYFGGGTPSLLRAGQIGSIMKCIEAHFDIAADAEITVEANPDSVSCQYVRELAALGINRMSLGIQSFDDGMLRFLGRVHTADEGKRAVQAVWDGGVRNISIDLMYGLPGQTEEMVRADMEVLASLPVCHASIYSLIVEEHTPLWDDLRKGRCLLPNDEEIEQMGQAVHRAMHRLGFSHYEISSYAKDGCLSRHNCKYWQYEPYVGFGPSAHSFYHDERWANIANIPLYIRKAGREDAAAERVVIDRNRAVEDYCFLALRMRKGIDYADFRQRFGCSVEDEFADVLHRLLAQKMLEATPAGCRMTALGRDYGNYVFSQFIRE
- the lepA gene encoding translation elongation factor 4 codes for the protein MATKYIRNFSIIAHIDHGKSTLADRLLERTGTVSQREMEDQLLDTMDLERERGITIKAQSARLMYDAKDGHQYTLNLIDTPGHVDFNYEVSRSLAACEGALLIVDATQGVEAQTLANVYLALEHDLEIIPIINKIDLPSADPDRVRKEIEDLIGLDASEAILVSAKTGVGIDDVLEAIVKHVPEPADAPDKPLRALIFDSHFDPYKGAIANIRIMEGSVKPGDRIRMMASGKEFEVIETGVFLPQMYPVPSLECGSVGYLAASMKNVRDCRVGDTVTLADNPASEALPGYRKAVPMVYCGLYPVETNDYDNLRDALEKLHLNDAALLFEPETSTALGFGFRCGFLGLLHMDVVRERLEREYGLTLITTAPSVIYHVYCTDGTMVEVDNPALMPDMTKIDHIEEPFVKTTIIIPKEMVGTVMEISQNRRGQYETMDYLDETRVSLVYNLPLCEILYDYFDVLKSATRGYASLDYELNGYQSSPMVKMDILINGEVVDALSVIVHREFAARRGRALVEKLRSLIPRQLFQIPIQAALGNKIIARENVAALRKDVLAKCYGGDITRKRKLLEKQKEGKKRMKQFGTVEIPQEAFMAVLQVDDK